Proteins from one Salmo salar chromosome ssa07, Ssal_v3.1, whole genome shotgun sequence genomic window:
- the LOC106608694 gene encoding ceramide-1-phosphate transfer protein isoform X1 has product MGINGRLQRYLLPASIMALLLFLSSFWLPQVAMRDCETSWHPCLSFNFYLPTPESPVIPHPGGVQSGGQQGERGVVLGSVPPLQVCQGQQFQVWRLMSHLTSSMATHSDDVLLEHYLYSWDELIKFMESLGPLVSFFSQKVKDKIAVIRELAQQEKEDLEKRSAVEGHSRLQTPTSGLQGPAAYSSVRSMVESELQRGLVNFSVRTRSGCRNLLRLHRSLLWILLLLQGLEEGPDAQGVYRTPGELCRDAYNVALAPHHPWLIRSAAELVFVALPDRRVFLDIVCVRKEEDVGPVLNVVVDVMREVYTRTQSILEEHNMMELP; this is encoded by the exons ATGGGCATTAATGGGCGACTGCAACGCTACCTGCTGCCAGCCTCCATCATGGCTCTGCTGCTCTTCCTCAGTTCTTTCTGGCTCC ctCAGGTTGCAATGCGTGATTGTGAGACCTCCTGGCACCCCTGTCTGAGTTTCAATTTCTACCTTCCaaca cCGGAGAGCCCTGTTATTCCTCATCCAGGAGGGGTGCAGAGTGGGGGACAGCAGGGTGAGAGGGGTGTAGTGTTGGGTTCTGTGCCCCCTCTCCAGGTGTGTCAAGGTCAACAGTTCCAGGTGTGGCGTCTCATGTCTCACCTGACCTCTTCCATGGCTACGCACTCTGATGATGTTCTGCTGGAGCACTACCTCTACAGCTGGGACGAACTCATcaa gtttATGGAATCTCTCGGACCACTGGTCAGTTTTTTCTCTCAGAAGGTCAAAGATAAGATCGCTGTCATCAGAGAGCTGGCCCAGCAGGAGAAAGAGGACCTTGAGAAACGTAGTGCAGTAGAAGGACACTCTAGACTACAAACTCCCACATCAGGACTACAAGGCCCAGCGGCCTACAGTTCAGTGCGTTCCATGGTGGAGTCGGAGCTGCAAAGGGGCTTGGTGAACTTCAGTGTTCGGACGCGCTCCGGCTGCAGAAATCTGCTGCGGCTCCACCGTTCCCTGCTCTGGATCCTGCTGCTACTGCAGGGCCTGGAGGAGGGACCGGACGCACAGGGGGTTTaccgcacccctggggagctctgCAG GGATGCGTACAACGTGGCCCTGGCCCCCCATCACCCCTGGTTGATCCGCAGCGCGGCTGAGCTTGTGTTTGTAGCTCTGCCAGACAGAAGAGTGTTCCTGGATATAGTTTGTGTGAGAAAAGAGGAGGATGTTGGGCCGGTGCTCAACGTCGTTGTAGACGTTATGAGAGaggtatacacacgcacacagagcatACTGGAAGAACACAACATGATGGAGCTgccatag
- the LOC106608694 gene encoding ceramide-1-phosphate transfer protein isoform X2, with amino-acid sequence MGDCNATCCQPPSWLCCSSSVLSGSVAMRDCETSWHPCLSFNFYLPTPESPVIPHPGGVQSGGQQGERGVVLGSVPPLQVCQGQQFQVWRLMSHLTSSMATHSDDVLLEHYLYSWDELIKFMESLGPLVSFFSQKVKDKIAVIRELAQQEKEDLEKRSAVEGHSRLQTPTSGLQGPAAYSSVRSMVESELQRGLVNFSVRTRSGCRNLLRLHRSLLWILLLLQGLEEGPDAQGVYRTPGELCRDAYNVALAPHHPWLIRSAAELVFVALPDRRVFLDIVCVRKEEDVGPVLNVVVDVMREVYTRTQSILEEHNMMELP; translated from the exons ATGGGCGACTGCAACGCTACCTGCTGCCAGCCTCCATCATGGCTCTGCTGCTCTTCCTCAGTTCTTTCTGGCTCC GTTGCAATGCGTGATTGTGAGACCTCCTGGCACCCCTGTCTGAGTTTCAATTTCTACCTTCCaaca cCGGAGAGCCCTGTTATTCCTCATCCAGGAGGGGTGCAGAGTGGGGGACAGCAGGGTGAGAGGGGTGTAGTGTTGGGTTCTGTGCCCCCTCTCCAGGTGTGTCAAGGTCAACAGTTCCAGGTGTGGCGTCTCATGTCTCACCTGACCTCTTCCATGGCTACGCACTCTGATGATGTTCTGCTGGAGCACTACCTCTACAGCTGGGACGAACTCATcaa gtttATGGAATCTCTCGGACCACTGGTCAGTTTTTTCTCTCAGAAGGTCAAAGATAAGATCGCTGTCATCAGAGAGCTGGCCCAGCAGGAGAAAGAGGACCTTGAGAAACGTAGTGCAGTAGAAGGACACTCTAGACTACAAACTCCCACATCAGGACTACAAGGCCCAGCGGCCTACAGTTCAGTGCGTTCCATGGTGGAGTCGGAGCTGCAAAGGGGCTTGGTGAACTTCAGTGTTCGGACGCGCTCCGGCTGCAGAAATCTGCTGCGGCTCCACCGTTCCCTGCTCTGGATCCTGCTGCTACTGCAGGGCCTGGAGGAGGGACCGGACGCACAGGGGGTTTaccgcacccctggggagctctgCAG GGATGCGTACAACGTGGCCCTGGCCCCCCATCACCCCTGGTTGATCCGCAGCGCGGCTGAGCTTGTGTTTGTAGCTCTGCCAGACAGAAGAGTGTTCCTGGATATAGTTTGTGTGAGAAAAGAGGAGGATGTTGGGCCGGTGCTCAACGTCGTTGTAGACGTTATGAGAGaggtatacacacgcacacagagcatACTGGAAGAACACAACATGATGGAGCTgccatag